One genomic window of Mus caroli chromosome 12, CAROLI_EIJ_v1.1, whole genome shotgun sequence includes the following:
- the Mok gene encoding MAPK/MAK/MRK overlapping kinase isoform X6: MDMNIYELIRGRRHPLSEKKIMLYMYQLCKSLDHMHRNGIFHRDVKPENILVKQDVLKLGDFGSCRSVYSKQPYTEYISTRWYRAPECLLTDGFYTYKMDLWSAGCVFYEIASLQPLFPGVNELDQISKIHDVIGTPCQKTLTKFKQSRAMSFDFPFKKGSGIPLLTANLSPQCLSLLHAMVAYDPDERIAAHQALQHPYFQVQRAAETQTLAKHRRAFCPKYSMVPESSSHNWSFSQEGRKQKQSLRQEEGHARRQGPTSLMELPKLRLSGMTKLSSCSSPALRSVLGTGANGKVPVLRPLKCAAVNKKTDTQKDIKPHLKHYHLPTINRKGGEY, from the exons GGAGAAGACACCCATTATCAGAGAAAAAGATCATGCTCTACATGTATCAGCTGTGCAAATCGCTGGACCACATGCACAG AAACGGGATCTTTCACAGAGACGTAAAGCCGGAGAATATCCTAGTAAAG cAGGATGTCCTGAAACTAGGGGACTTCGGGTCATGCCGGAGTGTCTATTCCAAGCAGCCCTATACAGAATACATCTCTACCCGGTGGTACCGGGCCCCAGAGTGTCTCCTCACCGACGGGTTCTACACATACAAGATGGACCTGTGGAGCGCTGGCTGCGTGTTCTACGAGATTGCCAG CCTGCAGCCCCTCTTTCCTGGCGTGAATGAACTGGACCAGATCTCAAAAATCCATGATGTTATCGGCACACCCTGTCAGAAGACCCTCACAAAGTTCAAACA GTCGAGAGCTATgagttttgattttccttttaaaaagggaTCAGGAATACCTCTACTGACAGCCAATTTGTCCCCGCAATGCCTCTCCCTCCTGCACGCAATGGTGGCTTATGACCCTGACGAACGAATCGCAGCTCACCAAGCCCTTCAGCACCCCTATTTCCAGGTGCAGAG GGCAGCTGAGACACAGACCCTGGCCAAACACAGAAGAGCTTTCTGTCCCAAGTACTCCATGGTGCCAGAATCGTCCAGTCACAACTGGTCATTCTCACAGGAAGGCAGAAAACAG AAACAGTCCCTGCGGCAAGAGGAGGGCCATGCCAGACGACAGGGTCCGACCAGCTTGATGGAGCTTCCCAAACTGAGGCTGTCAGGAATGACCAAACTGTCATCATGTTCCAGCCCTGCACTGCGGTCAGTGCTGGGCACTGGAGCAAATGGAAAAGTCCCTGTGCTGAGACCCCTGAAGTGTGCTGCTGTGAACAAGAAG ACAGACACGCAGAAGGACATCAAACCTCACCTGAAACACTATCACCTGCCCACGATCAACAGGAAAGGGGGCGAATACTGA
- the Wdr20 gene encoding WD repeat-containing protein 20 isoform X5, which produces MYLYNVEHTCGTTAPHYQLLKQGESFAVHTCKSKSXRNPXLKWTVGEXALNEFAFXPDGKFLACVSQDGFLRVFNFDSVELHGTMKSYFGGLLCVCWSPDGKYIVTGGEDDLVTVWSFLDCRVIARGHGHKSWVSVVAFDPYTTSVEESDPMEFSGSDEDFQDLLHFGRDRANSTQSRLSKRNSTDSRPVSVTYRFGSVGQDTQLCLWDLTEDILFPHQXLSRARTHTNVMNATSPPAGSNGNSVTTPGNSVPPPLPRSNSLPHSAVSNAGSKSSVMDGAIASGVSKFATLSLHDRKERHHEKDHKRNHSMGHISSKSSDKLNLVTKAKTDPAKTLGTSLCPRMEDVPLLEPLICKKIAHERLTVLVFLEDCIVTACQEGFICTWARPGKVVSFNP; this is translated from the coding sequence ATGTACTTATATAATGTGGAGCACACTTGTGGCACCACAGCCCCCCACTACCAGCTCCTGAAGCAGGGAGAAAGCTTTGCCGTGCACACTTGCAAGAGCAAATCCANGAGGAACCCTNTCCTTAAGTGGACGGTGGGCGAGGNGGCCCTCAACGAGTTTGCTTTCTNCCCAGATGGCAAGTTCTTAGCGTGTGTGAGCCAGGACGGGTTTCTGCGTGTGTTCAACTTTGACTCAGTGGAGCTGCACGGTACAATGAAAAGCTACTTTGGGGGCTTGCTTTGTGTGTGCTGGAGCCCAGATGGCAAGTACATTGTGACAGGTGGAGAGGACGACTTGGTGACAGTCTGGTCCTTTCTAGACTGCCGAGTAATAGCTAGAGGCCATGGGCACAAATCCTGGGTCAGTGTTGTAGCATTTGATCCCTATACTACTAGTGTAGAAGAAAGTGACCCTATGGAGTTTAGTGGCAGTGACGAGGACTTCCAGGACCTTCTTCATTTTGGCAGAGATCGAGCGAACAGTACACAGTCTAGGCTATCCAAACGGAACTCTACAGACAGCCGACCTGTAAGTGTTACNTATCGGTTTGGTTCGGTGGGCCAGGATACACAGCTGTGTTTATGGGACCTTACAGAAGACATCCTTTTCCCTCACCAGNCCCTCTCAAGAGCAAGGACACATACAAACGTTATGAATGCCACAAGTCCGCCTGCCGGAAGCAATGGGAACAGTGTCACTACACCTGGGAACTCTGTGCCCCCTCCATTGCCACGGTCCAATAGCCTTCCACATTCAGCAGTCTCCAATGCTGGTAGCAAAAGCAGCGTCATGGACGGGGCCATTGCCTCTGGGGTCAGCAAGTTTGCAACTCTGTCGCTACATGACCGGAAGGAGAGACACCACGAGAAAGACCATAAACGAAACCATAGTATGGGACACATTTCCAGCAAGAGCAGTGATAAACTGAACCTAGTTACTAAAGCCAAAACGGACCCAGCTAAAACTCTGGGGACATCCCTGTGTCCTCGGATGGAAGATGTTCCCTTGTTAGAGCCACTGATCTGTAAAAAGATAGCTCATGAAAGACTGACGGTATTGGTTTTTCTTGAAGACTGTATAGTCACTGCTTGTCAGGAGGGATTTATTTGCACATGGGCAAGGCCCGGTAAAGTGGTAAGTTTTAATCCTTAA
- the Mok gene encoding MAPK/MAK/MRK overlapping kinase isoform X5, with protein MLYMYQLCKSLDHMHRNGIFHRDVKPENILVKQDVLKLGDFGSCRSVYSKQPYTEYISTRWYRAPECLLTDGFYTYKMDLWSAGCVFYEIASLQPLFPGVNELDQISKIHDVIGTPCQKTLTKFKQSRAMSFDFPFKKGSGIPLLTANLSPQCLSLLHAMVAYDPDERIAAHQALQHPYFQVQRAAETQTLAKHRRAFCPKYSMVPESSSHNWSFSQEGRKQKQSLRQEEGHARRQGPTSLMELPKLRLSGMTKLSSCSSPALRSVLGTGANGKVPVLRPLKCAAVNKKTDTQKDIKPHLKHYHLPTINRKGGEY; from the exons ATGCTCTACATGTATCAGCTGTGCAAATCGCTGGACCACATGCACAG AAACGGGATCTTTCACAGAGACGTAAAGCCGGAGAATATCCTAGTAAAG cAGGATGTCCTGAAACTAGGGGACTTCGGGTCATGCCGGAGTGTCTATTCCAAGCAGCCCTATACAGAATACATCTCTACCCGGTGGTACCGGGCCCCAGAGTGTCTCCTCACCGACGGGTTCTACACATACAAGATGGACCTGTGGAGCGCTGGCTGCGTGTTCTACGAGATTGCCAG CCTGCAGCCCCTCTTTCCTGGCGTGAATGAACTGGACCAGATCTCAAAAATCCATGATGTTATCGGCACACCCTGTCAGAAGACCCTCACAAAGTTCAAACA GTCGAGAGCTATgagttttgattttccttttaaaaagggaTCAGGAATACCTCTACTGACAGCCAATTTGTCCCCGCAATGCCTCTCCCTCCTGCACGCAATGGTGGCTTATGACCCTGACGAACGAATCGCAGCTCACCAAGCCCTTCAGCACCCCTATTTCCAGGTGCAGAG GGCAGCTGAGACACAGACCCTGGCCAAACACAGAAGAGCTTTCTGTCCCAAGTACTCCATGGTGCCAGAATCGTCCAGTCACAACTGGTCATTCTCACAGGAAGGCAGAAAACAG AAACAGTCCCTGCGGCAAGAGGAGGGCCATGCCAGACGACAGGGTCCGACCAGCTTGATGGAGCTTCCCAAACTGAGGCTGTCAGGAATGACCAAACTGTCATCATGTTCCAGCCCTGCACTGCGGTCAGTGCTGGGCACTGGAGCAAATGGAAAAGTCCCTGTGCTGAGACCCCTGAAGTGTGCTGCTGTGAACAAGAAG ACAGACACGCAGAAGGACATCAAACCTCACCTGAAACACTATCACCTGCCCACGATCAACAGGAAAGGGGGCGAATACTGA
- the Mok gene encoding MAPK/MAK/MRK overlapping kinase isoform X4, translating into MKRRRHPLSEKKIMLYMYQLCKSLDHMHRNGIFHRDVKPENILVKQDVLKLGDFGSCRSVYSKQPYTEYISTRWYRAPECLLTDGFYTYKMDLWSAGCVFYEIASLQPLFPGVNELDQISKIHDVIGTPCQKTLTKFKQSRAMSFDFPFKKGSGIPLLTANLSPQCLSLLHAMVAYDPDERIAAHQALQHPYFQVQRAAETQTLAKHRRAFCPKYSMVPESSSHNWSFSQEGRKQKQSLRQEEGHARRQGPTSLMELPKLRLSGMTKLSSCSSPALRSVLGTGANGKVPVLRPLKCAAVNKKTDTQKDIKPHLKHYHLPTINRKGGEY; encoded by the exons GGAGAAGACACCCATTATCAGAGAAAAAGATCATGCTCTACATGTATCAGCTGTGCAAATCGCTGGACCACATGCACAG AAACGGGATCTTTCACAGAGACGTAAAGCCGGAGAATATCCTAGTAAAG cAGGATGTCCTGAAACTAGGGGACTTCGGGTCATGCCGGAGTGTCTATTCCAAGCAGCCCTATACAGAATACATCTCTACCCGGTGGTACCGGGCCCCAGAGTGTCTCCTCACCGACGGGTTCTACACATACAAGATGGACCTGTGGAGCGCTGGCTGCGTGTTCTACGAGATTGCCAG CCTGCAGCCCCTCTTTCCTGGCGTGAATGAACTGGACCAGATCTCAAAAATCCATGATGTTATCGGCACACCCTGTCAGAAGACCCTCACAAAGTTCAAACA GTCGAGAGCTATgagttttgattttccttttaaaaagggaTCAGGAATACCTCTACTGACAGCCAATTTGTCCCCGCAATGCCTCTCCCTCCTGCACGCAATGGTGGCTTATGACCCTGACGAACGAATCGCAGCTCACCAAGCCCTTCAGCACCCCTATTTCCAGGTGCAGAG GGCAGCTGAGACACAGACCCTGGCCAAACACAGAAGAGCTTTCTGTCCCAAGTACTCCATGGTGCCAGAATCGTCCAGTCACAACTGGTCATTCTCACAGGAAGGCAGAAAACAG AAACAGTCCCTGCGGCAAGAGGAGGGCCATGCCAGACGACAGGGTCCGACCAGCTTGATGGAGCTTCCCAAACTGAGGCTGTCAGGAATGACCAAACTGTCATCATGTTCCAGCCCTGCACTGCGGTCAGTGCTGGGCACTGGAGCAAATGGAAAAGTCCCTGTGCTGAGACCCCTGAAGTGTGCTGCTGTGAACAAGAAG ACAGACACGCAGAAGGACATCAAACCTCACCTGAAACACTATCACCTGCCCACGATCAACAGGAAAGGGGGCGAATACTGA